The DNA window CATCGCATCGGGATGCAGCGGAGAGCGCCCATGGCCAGGCCGGTCTACCACGTACACCGCGTAGCCCTGGCGCAGAAACCAGGTGGCCCAGCCGGGACGGCCGTCCGGCGTGCCGAGGTAGTCCAACCCTTGACCGCCGCCGCCATGCACCATGACGATCGGGTGCGGATGGCGCTGCTGTGCCGGGATCTGATACTGCACGAACATCTGGCCACAAGCCACGCTGGCGCCATCCAGGGCGCGGCGCTCGATGTTGACCCAAAAGTGCCCCTGCTCGGCAAGCGTTAATGCCTGCACTTCCTGCTCCTTGTGTTGATTCATACTGCAATCCTCATGGTTTGAATTGGATGGTCGGGTGGTCATTCATCGGGTTGTTGTGCCCGGGTGCGTTCTGACGGGTTGAGCTGAGCACGGCCAATGCGGATCAGGAGGTCGGCTTGCAGGTGGCCATGATGTTCTAGCTGCAGGTGCACATCGTCGAGGTAGCGCTGCATCCGGCGATCTCCGCCAACCGGAGCTGTGCCGCCGTCCATGTACAGCGCTTCGGTGGCTTCAGCCGCCATCCGCCCGGCGCTGTCGAGCATGGCCCAAACGCGCATGCTGGCCTCGGTGCCGGTGGGCGTGCCACTGCGCTGCCAGTCCTCACACTGCTCCTGGTAGGTATGAAGGGCGCGCTCCAGCAGCGTCTCCGCGCAGTCGACAAGCACAACCGCGCGGCCGAAAGTGCCGTGCAGCAGGCGCCTGTCGTGCGGTCCCTTTCCCTCCGGGATGTTCGCCCGCTGGGAAAGTACGATGGCACGGTATTCGTCCAGTGCCGCCAACGCCGCGCCAATCATGGGGCTCACCGCTGCAACTTCTACCAGCACCGTTCCTGTCGCCAAATACATTGGGTTGGGGTGCACGGCCAAGCCGGGCATTTCGTCGTAGCGAATGCGTGTGCAATGGCTGAACAGGACCACCCGTCGGGCCAAGACGAACTGGCGCGTCACCTTGACGCTAGAGCAGCTTGGCCCCCGACGCTGATTCTGGTGCAGCACGGTGTAGCAACCGTGGTCCAGAACGAAGCGGGCTTGATACTGCTGCCCGTCGGATGCGCGCAGGATCGAAGATCCGATGAAATGCGTGCTATGCGTGACGCCGGCGCAGTCCGTCCACAACCCTTCCACCATATAACCGCCGTCGACGGCAACGCAGCTGCCGGCTGGCGAGCACGCGTGCGCGGCAATAATGTTCCCATCACCAAGAAACAGGTCCTTCTGAGTCGACTCGGGCCAGTAGGAAGCCAGCAACGCCGGTTGCGCGACGGTCTGGGCCAGGACAGCGGCGACAGCCGGGTCGCCGCGCGCAATCGTCTGCATGGCGCGGGCAAAACTCAGGTAATCGAGCTCCAGGCCGCCGAAGCGCTGTGGTTGCAACATACGGTAAAACCCGGCTTTGACGAATTGCTGGTGCAGCACTTCGGAGACATGGCCGCGCGCCGCGTTATCCCGCTGCTGGGCGCGCAACAGTGGCAGCAATGCTGCCGCACGCGCCTGGATGCCGGCAGTATGCGGGCGAGGCACGGAAAAAACGGGCTGGGCGGGTGAATCGACGATGTCGGTGGCAGCCAAGAGCGCTCCTTCATGATTGAGGGCCGGACCGGTGCGGGCCCGGCGCCCAAGATTCAACCCTGATCAGTCCGCACGCCCGGACTGATGATCCCGTTCATTGAACCAGCGCCCGTTAAGCGCCTCGAACCCCGACAGAATATTGAACTGTAAGGCGGGGTCCGCGTTGACCGCCGCAAGGCCGGCTTCATCCTGCGCGCGCTTGGCTGGATCGCTTTCCGAAATACGTCGCTTGTTCTCGCTGGCAATCGGGCTGGACACCTCCAGAAACACGCGGCGGCGGTCGGCAGCATAGGCGTCGAGGAGATCCTCGGAAGCCTTGCCCAGCCATACCGCGGCCAACACCTCGCCCAGGCGTTCGGCGTCCAGCACCCCGGTAGACAGGCCAAGACCACCGATCGGATTGGTCGCATGCGCAGCATCGCCTGCCAGCAGCACGCGCCCTTCACGGAAGCGGGCAGCGGCGCGCTGATGCACACGGTAGGGATTGCACAGGTCGACCCGGTAACTTTCGGGCTCGGGCGCCCCCGGCAACAGACGCTTGAAGCGCTCAGGCAGGCGCGCGCGTATCTCGGTTCCCGACAGCGACGCGTCCTCGCCATAGCAGACGCGCCATAGGCCCGTCTTGTCGATCTGGGCGATGACGGCCCAGTCGACCGGGTCGACGATGAAGTTGGCCCGCGAATAGCCGTGCAGATGGAAATCGTAGAAGACGTTCGTGGCGACAAAGCGTTCCGGCCATGTAATGCCCTCGAAGGCAATCCCGAGACTTTCCCGTACAGGGCTGCGGGCTCCGTCAGTGGCTGCCAACCAAGGGGCCTGGATCCGCACTTCACCATTTGCGGTTGCGGCGCTGACAGTCACGCCGTTTGCGTTCTGGCTGACACCTGACACCCGATGGCCCCAACGGATCTCCACGTGTGCGTAGCGTTTCAGATGGCTGACGATCACGCGCGACAGCGTATCCTGACCGATCAGCAGCATGTAGTCGTACGGCGTGGTGTCCTTTAAAACGCTCCAGTTGAGAATCGCCAGCGGTGAGCCGTCCACACGACGGAACGCCACGTCGGGACTCTTGACCGAGCGTTTGAGTACGTCGTCCAGCAGTCCCAGACGCTCCAGGGCGGCCGTGGTGGGCGGCTGGTAAGCAATCGCACGCGGCGAATTCAGGACCTCGGCCTCGGCTTCGAGCACCGTTACCGGAACGCCGGCACGTGCCAGCTTGAGTGCCGTGAGCAAGCCCACCGGGCCACCACCGGCCACTAGAACGCCATCTATCGTCTCCATCATTTCTCCATTCGTTGTTCAATTACACATCAGTAAAACAGAACCGATCAGTACCGGTATTCCTGCTCCCATTACACGGCCGCGCAGGGCGCGGGTCACCTATCTTTCGACCGGACCCTCGGACTCATGCTTTCAAACGCTTGCGCCCGAGGCGGCGCGCGGCGTCTGCCGCCCACTGTCGGGGGTGACGGTGGTGG is part of the Massilia putida genome and encodes:
- a CDS encoding acyl-CoA dehydrogenase family protein: MAATDIVDSPAQPVFSVPRPHTAGIQARAAALLPLLRAQQRDNAARGHVSEVLHQQFVKAGFYRMLQPQRFGGLELDYLSFARAMQTIARGDPAVAAVLAQTVAQPALLASYWPESTQKDLFLGDGNIIAAHACSPAGSCVAVDGGYMVEGLWTDCAGVTHSTHFIGSSILRASDGQQYQARFVLDHGCYTVLHQNQRRGPSCSSVKVTRQFVLARRVVLFSHCTRIRYDEMPGLAVHPNPMYLATGTVLVEVAAVSPMIGAALAALDEYRAIVLSQRANIPEGKGPHDRRLLHGTFGRAVVLVDCAETLLERALHTYQEQCEDWQRSGTPTGTEASMRVWAMLDSAGRMAAEATEALYMDGGTAPVGGDRRMQRYLDDVHLQLEHHGHLQADLLIRIGRAQLNPSERTRAQQPDE
- a CDS encoding FAD-dependent oxidoreductase, whose amino-acid sequence is MMETIDGVLVAGGGPVGLLTALKLARAGVPVTVLEAEAEVLNSPRAIAYQPPTTAALERLGLLDDVLKRSVKSPDVAFRRVDGSPLAILNWSVLKDTTPYDYMLLIGQDTLSRVIVSHLKRYAHVEIRWGHRVSGVSQNANGVTVSAATANGEVRIQAPWLAATDGARSPVRESLGIAFEGITWPERFVATNVFYDFHLHGYSRANFIVDPVDWAVIAQIDKTGLWRVCYGEDASLSGTEIRARLPERFKRLLPGAPEPESYRVDLCNPYRVHQRAAARFREGRVLLAGDAAHATNPIGGLGLSTGVLDAERLGEVLAAVWLGKASEDLLDAYAADRRRVFLEVSSPIASENKRRISESDPAKRAQDEAGLAAVNADPALQFNILSGFEALNGRWFNERDHQSGRAD